The following are encoded in a window of Balaenoptera ricei isolate mBalRic1 chromosome 1, mBalRic1.hap2, whole genome shotgun sequence genomic DNA:
- the CHML gene encoding rab proteins geranylgeranyltransferase component A 2: MDNSLPTEFDVVVIGTGLPESILAAACSRSGQRVLHLDSRSYYGGNWASFSFSGLLSWLKEYQQNSDIGEESTASWQDMIHETEEGITLRKKDETIQHTEVFCYASQDIDDNIKEIDDLQKNPSWVASSTIIKPLDSACLSEETHSLYVSSYEVPAKGTPENNGEVTDTAETLVKEEYCGYKTYKHRVSDGAKDEIKPILEDNSDPPKRNRITYSQIVEEGRRFNIDLVSKLLYSQGLLIDLLIKSNVSRYAEFKNVTRILAFREGKVEQVPCSRADVFNSKELTMVEKRMLMKFLTFCLDYEQYPDEYQAFTQCSFSEYLKTKKLTPSLQHFVLHSIAMMSESSCTTIEGLKATKNFLQCLGRFGNTPFLFPLYGQGEIPQCFCRMCAVFGGIYCLRHKVQCLVVDKESGRCKAIIDHLGQRINAKYFIVEDSYLSEETCSNVQYEQISRAVLITDQSILKTDSDQQISILIVPPVEPGACAVRVTELCSSTMTCMKDTCLVHLTCSSSKTAREDLESVVKKLFTPYAETEIDKEELAKPRLLWALYFNMRDSSGVSRSSYNGLPSNVYVCTGPDCGLGNEHAVKQAETLFKEIFPSEEFCPPPPNPEDVFFDGDDKQPEPLGANTIIIAQLESSEGSKNLESSEKHLQN; this comes from the coding sequence ATGGACAACAGTCTCCCAACAGAGTTTGATGTGGTTGTAATAGGGACGGGTTTGCCTGAATCCATCCTTGCAGCTGCATGTTCCAGAAGTGGTCAGAGGGTTCTGCATCTTGATTCAAGAAGTTACTATGGAGGAAACTGGGCTAGTTTCAGCTTTTCGGGATTGCTCTCCTGGTTGAAGGAATATCAGCAAAACAGTGACATTGGGGAAGAAAGTACTGCTTCATGGCAAGACATGATCCATgaaacagaagaaggcatcacTCTTCGCAAGAAGGATGAAACCATTCAACACACAGAAGTTTTTTGTTATGCCAGTCAGGATATAGATGACAATATTAAAGAGATTGATGATCTGCAGAAGAATCCTTCCTGGGTAGCATCTAGTACCATCATTAAACCTCTGGATTCTGCATGCTTGTCTGAAGAAACGCACTCATTATATGTTTCTAGCTATGAAGTGCCTGCAAAAGGCACTCCAGAAAACAATGGAGAAGTAACTGATACAGCAGAAACCTTGGTGAAAGAAGAATATTGTGGATATAAAACTTATAAACACAGAGTTTCAGATGGTGCTAAAGACGAAATCAAACCTATATTGGAAGACAACAGTGATCCGCCAAAGAGAAACAGGATTACTTACTCTCAAATAGTTGAAGAAGGCAGGAGGTTTAATATTGATTTGGTATCAAAGCTGCTTTATTCCCAAGGACTGTTAATTGATCTTTTAATCAAATCAAATGTTAGTCGTTATGCAGAATTTAAAAATGTCACTAGGATTCTTGCATTTCGAGAAGGAAAAGTAGAGCAGGTGCCTTGCTCCAGAGCAGATGTCTTTAATAGCAAAGAGCTCACTATGGTTGAAAAGAGGATGCTAATGAAATTTCTTACATTTTGTTTAGACTACGAACAATATCCTGATGAATACCAAGCTTTCACGCAATGCTCATTTTCAGAGTActtgaaaaccaaaaaattaacCCCCAGCCTCCAACATTTTGTACTACACTCAATTGCAATGATGTCAGAGTCATCTTGCACAACAATAGAAGGTCTTAAAGCAACAAAAAACTTTCTTCAGTGTCTTGGAAGGTTTGGCAACACTCCCTTTTTATTTCCCTTGTATGGCCAAGGAGAAATTCCCCAGTGTTTCTGCAGGATGTGTGCAGTTTTTGGTGGAATATATTGTCTTCGCCATAAAGTACAATGCCTTGTAGTTGACAAAGAATCAGGaagatgtaaagcaattatagatcACCTTGGCcaaagaataaatgctaaatatttcATTGTGGAGGATAGTTACCTTTCTGAGGAAACATGCTCAAATGTGCAGTACGAGCAGATCTCCAGGGCAGTGCTCATTACGGATCAGTCTATACTAAAGACAGATTCAGATCAGCAGATTTCCATTTTGATAGTACCTCCAGTGGAACCAGGAGCATGTGCTGTTCGAGTCACTGAATTGTGTTCTTCAACCATGACGTGCATGAAAGACACCTGTCTGGTACATCTGACCTGTTCATCTTCCAAAACAGCAAGAGAAGACTTAGAATCAGTGGTGAAGAAATTATTCACCCCATAtgctgaaacagaaatagacaaggAAGAACTTGCAAAGCCAAGACTCTTGTGGGCTCTTTATTTTAACATGAGAGATTCCTCAGGAGTCAGCAGAAGCTCATATAATGGCTTACCTTCCAATGTTTATGTCTGCACTGGGCCTGACTGTGGACTAGGAAATGAACACGCAGTCAAGCAAGCTGAAACACTCTTCAAGGAGATCTTTCCAAGTGAAGAattctgccccccacctccaaatCCAGAAGACGTTTTCTTTGATGGTGATGATAAGCAACCAGAGCCTCTTGGAGCCAATACTATAATAATAGCCCAACTAGAATCCTCTGAGGGAAGCAAAAACCTAGAAAGCTCAGAGAAGCACcttcaaaattag